The Methylomonas sp. UP202 DNA window TGGCTCAGGAGATTCTGCAAACGATGGGCTTCCGCTCGTTTACGCCGATGGTCACTGCTTGCCCCGGTTGCGGCCGCACCACCAGCGACTATTTCCAAAGACTGGCCCAAGATATTCAAGGCTATTTGCGCGACCAAATGCCGCTCTGGAAAAACAAGTATCAAGGCGTCGAAGAGATGAAAGTCGCGGTGATGGGCTGCGTCGTCAATGGACCGGGCGAAAGCAAGAACGCCAATATCGGCATCAGCTTGCCGGGCACCGGAGAAACGCCGGTCGCGCCGGTATTCGAAGACGGCGTTAAAACCGTGACGTTAAAAGGCGATAACATTGCCGGCGAGTTTCAGGAATTGGTCGAGCGCTACATCGAAAGCCATTACAGCGCGCACTAATTCTTTTCTTTGGCAACAGCCGACGAGAGCCCCCCATCTCGTCGGTTACCCGCCGCGCATTTCCTTAATGCCGGCGCACGTGCCAACCATCGGGGCATTCAAAAGAAGAGCTGTCGTTAAGCGGCCTTAAAGCGATCCGCGGCCACATCCTCGGCCTCCGCTTGATACCATTCCTTAAAATCGATAGGTAGCTCCATCACCGGACCGGTGACGCAAAATCTCAACATGCCGTCCGTTGCGACATAGATTCCGCCACTAATGCAATCTTCCCTGAGTCTTTGAGTGCTTACACTAAGCGAGGTATTCATGACGATCCGTTGTAATTGACTTGATTGACTTGCGGGCGACTGTAGACAAGCTTTCTTAACGCTCTCTTAACTATCCGGTTGCGGCGGCGAGACCAGTTTCGGCGGATAGCGCTTACAAGCAGAATATCTAGTTGCGCAATACAGTCGTAAGTTACGACTCGCCCGATTCTCCCGAACCAATGCATAGCCAGATCGAGCTATTCTCCGAATAAGTTGAAGGTTCAATGTAACTGGTAAATAATGCGTCGAATAAGCGCCGTTGCCTACCGCTACGTCGAGGTGTGAATCCCCGCCATCGCTACCCTCCCTTATGGAGTTTAGGACTATTTTTCGCAAAGGTTTGTTTTCATTGGCGGTAGGTCTGGCTTGTTGGTTATCGGACACCCCACCCGCCGTGGCCGAATGGCACGGTAGCCTGACCTTTCTCAGCGATTACATCTACCGGGGCTACTCCAAAAATCAGGGCAATCCGTTGGCTCAAGCCCATCTGGATTACCAACACGAGACCGGCTGGTTCGCCGGCCTCGGCTTGTCTCAAGTTCGCTTCGACGACCAAACAAACAGCAACCGCGCGGAAATTGAAATCAAACCTTATTTCGGTTGGAATTGGCCGATCGACAGAGATTGGCGGGCCGAGCTGTCGGTTAGCGGATACCTTTTCGATAACAAACTATTCAACCACTCCGCCGATTATGCCGAATATTCCGCCTCGCTACATTTTCGCGACTGGCTAAGCGCCACGGTTTCGGTCGCTCAAAATGCCTACCAACGGCAGGCCGACGTGCCCGATTACGAACTGAATTATCGGCGCGACATTTGGGATACCGTGCAATTTTCGGCGGGTTTA harbors:
- a CDS encoding TorF family putative porin; the encoded protein is MAEWHGSLTFLSDYIYRGYSKNQGNPLAQAHLDYQHETGWFAGLGLSQVRFDDQTNSNRAEIEIKPYFGWNWPIDRDWRAELSVSGYLFDNKLFNHSADYAEYSASLHFRDWLSATVSVAQNAYQRQADVPDYELNYRRDIWDTVQFSAGLGYHQAGKLLGQDYFYWNAGLSWFVSEHVSIDMRYLDTALTAHHHADPYQDEFYPRPQDDRYLFSVTVGF